One Papaver somniferum cultivar HN1 chromosome 10, ASM357369v1, whole genome shotgun sequence genomic window carries:
- the LOC113319225 gene encoding uncharacterized protein LOC113319225 isoform X1, producing the protein MGVDGLVLMQLSGTMELLRASLSPVEYIASLFNSEDELKMIEEVVSTFSFEITLCCYACIPRCCNTVQGVNMLVYQSNSHEEVGPSGCMSDYFHACFVGVYKMVHM; encoded by the exons ATGGGTGTGGATGGTCTAGTGCTCATGCAACTTTCTGGTACTATGG aaCTTTTGAGGGCCTCACTTAGTCCAGTAGAGTACATTGCCTCACTGTTTAACTCAGAAGATGAGTTGAAGATGATAGAGGAGGTTGTGAGCACATTTTCTTTTGAAATCACCTTATGTTGCTATGCTTGCATTCCAAGATGCTGCAACACGGTGCAAG GGGTAAACATGTTGGTGTATCAGAGTAACTCTCATGAAGAAGTAGGTCCGAGTGGGTGTATGAGTGACTATTTTCATGCAtgttttgtaggtgtgtacaaaATGGTGCACATGTGA
- the LOC113319225 gene encoding uncharacterized protein LOC113319225 isoform X2, which produces MGVDGLVLMQLSELLRASLSPVEYIASLFNSEDELKMIEEVVSTFSFEITLCCYACIPRCCNTVQGVNMLVYQSNSHEEVGPSGCMSDYFHACFVGVYKMVHM; this is translated from the exons ATGGGTGTGGATGGTCTAGTGCTCATGCAACTTTCTG aaCTTTTGAGGGCCTCACTTAGTCCAGTAGAGTACATTGCCTCACTGTTTAACTCAGAAGATGAGTTGAAGATGATAGAGGAGGTTGTGAGCACATTTTCTTTTGAAATCACCTTATGTTGCTATGCTTGCATTCCAAGATGCTGCAACACGGTGCAAG GGGTAAACATGTTGGTGTATCAGAGTAACTCTCATGAAGAAGTAGGTCCGAGTGGGTGTATGAGTGACTATTTTCATGCAtgttttgtaggtgtgtacaaaATGGTGCACATGTGA